A single Oryza brachyantha chromosome 8, ObraRS2, whole genome shotgun sequence DNA region contains:
- the LOC102722698 gene encoding methylcrotonoyl-CoA carboxylase beta chain, mitochondrial, with protein sequence MLRRLAARRLRPAAGGYHSSAAATAYAHGGGGGASVLPDGLDRGSEAYARNAAAVGGLLSDLRDRVSQVLAGGGAEAVRRNRSRGKLLPRERIDRLLDPGASFLELSQLAGSGVYEEPLPSGGIITGIGPVHGRLCMFVANDPTTKGGTYYPITVKKHLRAQEIASECKLPCIYLVDSGGANLPRQAEVFPDRDNFGRIFYNQAKMSSDGIPQIALVLGSCTAGGAYIPAMADESVIVKGNGTIFLAGPPLVKAATGEEISAEDLGGASVHCKISGVSDHFAQDELHGLTLGRNIVKNLHLAAKVPNVQNSSCDYQEPLYDAQELRSIAPADMKQSFDIRSVIARIVDGSEFDEFKKLYGTTLVTGFARICGQPIGIIGNNGILFTESALKGSHFIELCAQRNIPLIFLQNITGFMVGSKSEASGIAKAGAKMVMAVSCSKVPKITIIVGGSFGAGNYGMCGRAYSPNFLFMWPTARISVMGGLQAAGVLAQIEKNNKKRQGVEWTKDEEEAFKAKVVEAYDKEGSPYYSTARLWDDGIIDPADTRRVLSLCLSAAAKPVPEDTKYGVFRM encoded by the exons ATGCTCCGCCGTCTCGCCGCGCGGCGTCTacggccggccgccggaggGTACCACTCGTCGGCCGCTGCGACGGCCTACGcccacggaggaggaggcggcgcctcCGTGCTCCCCGACGGCCTCGACCGGGGCTCCGAAGCGTACGCccgcaacgccgccgccgtcgggggCCTCCTCTCCGACCTGCGCGACCGCGTCTCCCAG GTGCTGGCCGGGGgaggcgcggaggcggtgaggCGGAACAGGTCGCGGGGGAAGCTGCTGCCGCGGGAGCGCATCGATCGCCTGCTCGACCCCGGCGCCTCCTTCCTCGAGCTCTCCCAG CTTGCAGGATCTGGAGTTTATGAGGAACCATTACCATCAGGGGGTATAATAACTGGAATAGGACCTGTCCATGGACGATTATGTATGTTTGTAGCCAATGATCCAACTACAAAAGGGGGAACATACTATCCTATCACTGTCAAAAAGCATCTGCGGGCGCAGGAAATAGCTTCTGAATGTAAACTGCCTTGCATATATCTTGTTGACAGTGGAGGTGCTAATCTTCCCAGGCAGGCTGAAGTTTTCCCTGACCGTGATAATTTTGGTCGAATATTCTACAATCAAGCTAAGATGTCATCAGATGGCATTCCGCAGATTGCATTAGTTTTAGGCTCTTGTACTGCTGGTGGAGCTTACATTCCTGCAATGGCTGATGAGAGTGTAATAGTAAAGGGAAATGGAACAATTTTTCTGGCTGGTCCACCACTTGTAAAG GCTGCTACAGGAGAAGAGATATCTGCTGAGGACCTTGGTGGAGCATCAGTGCATTGCAAGATATCAGGAGTCTCAGATCACTTTGCACAAG ATGAGCTTCATGGGCTAACACTGGGGAGAAACATTGTGAAGAACCTTCACTTGGCGGCTAAAGTACCAAATGTACAGAATTCTTCTTGTGATTACCAAGAGCCATTGTATGATGCACAGGAACTTCGCTCGATTGCCCCAGCTGATATGAAGCAGTCTTTTGACATTCGCTCAGTAATAGCTCGTATAGTTGATGGAAGTGAATTCGAtgaattcaaaaaattgtatGGAACA ACACTGGTGACTGGTTTTGCAAGGATTTGTGGACAGCCTATTGGAATTATTGGCAACAATGGTATTTTATTTACAGAGTCAGCCCTAAAGGGTTCCCACTTCATAGAGTTGTGTGCCCAGCGCAATATACCTCTCATATTCCTTCAAAATATTACTGGATTCATG GTTGGATCAAAATCTGAAGCAAGTGGAATAGCAAAAGCTGGAGCAAAAATGGTTATGGCAGTTTCCTGTTCCAAG GTACCTAAAATTACCATTATCGTTGGTGGAAGTTTTGGTGCTGGAAACTATGGAATGTGTGGACGTGCATACAGCCCAAACTTTTTGTTTATGTGGCCAACTGCTAGAATATCTGTCATGGGTGGTCTCCAG GCAGCCGGTGTCCTTGCTCAAATAGAgaagaacaacaaaaaaagaCAAGGAGTGGAG TGGACCAAAGATGAGGAAGAAGCCTTCAAAGCTAAAGTTGTGGAGGCTTATGACAAAGAAGGAAGCCCATACTACTCTACCGCTAGACTTTGGGACGACGGGATCATCGACCCTGCAGATACCAGACGGGTTTTAAGCCTCTGCTTATCTGCTGCAGCTAAGCCAGTTCCAGAAGATACAAAATATGGAGTATTTCGAATGTGA
- the LOC102722979 gene encoding betaine aldehyde dehydrogenase 2, whose amino-acid sequence MATIPQRQLFIGGEWRAPALGRRLPVLNPATEAPIGEIPAGTAEDVDAAVAAARAALRRNRGRDWARAPGAVRAKYLRAIAAKIIERKSELARLETLDCGKPLDESAWDMDDVAGCFEYFADLAESLDKRQNAPVSLPMETFKCYLRKEPIGVVGLITPWNYPLLMATWKVAPALAAGCTAVLKPSELASVTCLELADVCKEVGLPSGVLNVVTGLGPEAGAPLSSHPGVDKVAFTGSYETGKKIMAAAAPTVKPVSLELGGKSPIVVFDDVDIEKAVEWTLFGCFWTNGQICSATSRLILHKKIAKEFQERMVAWAKNIKVSDPLEEGCRLGPVVSEGQYEKIKKFVSTAKSQGAAILTGGVRPKHLEKGFYIEPTIITDVDTSMQIWREEVFGPVLCVKEFSTEDEAIELANDTRYGLAGAVLSGDRERCQRLTEEIDAGIIWVNCSQPCFCQAPWGGNKRSGFGRELGEGGIDNYLTVKQVTEYASDEPWGWYTSPSKL is encoded by the exons ATGGCGACGATCCCGCAGCGGCAGCTCTTCATCGGCGGCGAGTGGCGCGCCCCGgcgctcggccgccgcctccccgtccTCAACCCCGCCACCGAGGCCCCCATCG GCGAGATCCCGGCGGGCACGGCGGAGGACGTGGacgccgcggtggcggcggcgcgggcggcgctgAGGAGGAACCGAGGCCGCGACTGGGCCCgcgcgccgggcgccgtcAGGGCCAAGTACCTCCGCGCAATCGCCGCCAAG ATAATCGAGAGGAAATCTGAGCTCGCTAGACTAGAGACACTTGATTGTGGGAAGCCTCTTGATGAATCAGCATGGGACATG GATGATGTTGCTGGATGCTTTGAATACTTTGCGGATCTTGCAGAGTCCTTGGACAAAAGGCAAAATGCACCTGTTTCACTTCCAATGGAAACATTTAAATGTTATCTTCGGAAAGAGCCTATTGGTGTAGTTGGGTTGATCACACCTTG GAATTATCCTCTCCTGATGGCGACATGGAAGGTAGCTCCTGCCCTGGCTGCTGGCTGTACAGCTGTACTAAAACCATCTGAATTGGCTTCCGT gacttgtttggaGCTTGCTGATGTGTGTAAAGAGGTCGGTCTTCCTTCAGGTGTCCTGAACGTAGTGACTGGATTAGGTCCTGAAGCCGGTGCTCCTTTGTCATCACATCCTGGTGTAGACAAG GTTGCATTTACTGGGAGTTACGAAACTGGTAAAAAGATTATGGCTGCAGCTGCTCCTACGGTTAAG CCTGTTTCACTGGAACTTGGTGGGAAAAGTCCTATTGTGGTGTTTGATGATGTCGACATTGAAAAAG CTGTTGAATGGACTCTGTTTGGTTGCTTTTGGACCAATGGCCAGATTTGCAGTGCAACATCCCGTCTTATTCTCCAT AAAAAAATTGCTAAAGAATTTCAAGAGAGGATGGTTGCATGGGCCAAAAATATTAAGGTGTCAGATCCGCTTGAAGAGGGTTGCAGGCTTGGGCCAGTTGTTAGTGAAGGACAG TATGAGAAGATTAAGAAGTTTGTATCTACCGCTAAAAGTCAAGGTGCTGCCATTCTGACTGGGGGTGTTAGACCCAAG CATCTGGAGAAAGGTTTCTATATTGAGCCCACAATCATTACTGATGTTGATACATCAATGCAAATTTGGAGGGAGGAAGTCTTTGGTCCAGTGCTTTGTGTGAAAGAATTTAGCACCGAAGATGAAGCCATTGAATTGGCCAATGATACtcg TTATGGTCTGGCTGGTGCTGTGCTTTCCGGTGACCGCGAGCGGTGCCAGAGATTAACTGAG GAGATCGATGCGGGAATTATTTGGGTGAACTGCTCGCAGCCTTGCTTCTGCCAAGCTCCTTGGGGTGGGAACAAGCGCAGTGGTTTTGGGCGTGAGCTCGGAGAAGG GGGAATTGACAACTACCTGACCGTCAAGCAAGTCACGGAGTACGCCTCTGATGAGCCGTGGGGATGGTACACATCCCCCTCCAAGCTGTAA
- the LOC102708358 gene encoding disease resistance protein RPM1-like — protein MAAPAAPSPQKKIIEVLQKEQDILWRILWENIDKVKELTDSTSADLRGPEIESMPKTAKIWLQQARQINHDIEDILEKSPSKTCNSKGSNILSCIAQPINFVARQRIYKQVQSLSARIDTIKLRLSLLTNFDDKEAPANPTRYQLDDRQLDMLSLDEAKVIGIDFPKAKVTQLLLDEEKQLRVISIIGGAGVGKTTLARSVYNDKKVQGRFRCHAWVTIGAPISMVDLLKSIMVQIFVEKLEEIPTSLDFMDEIQIAEVIGRYLADKKFLVVLDDIWNSDMWDYLKLALPNNGQGSRIIVSTRAQEIGRDCRLASDIQIFEQKPLNEDDAWLLFCNKAFPAIQARCPTELKDTGRKIVRECHGVPLLVVTIGGLMSMKERTVQVWKNVLDNLHKKYLPEFTLPSILWFAYSDLPHHLKCCFLYFIMIPRKYSIKRMTLIRLWMAEGFIKNDQEGTLEDTAGRYLTELIDRSMVQVTDFYDYGRVKSCSVHDMLREIIILKSSEDNFGIPVTRGVNKVRGNVRRLSIINTNDDFLEDNSCTNLRTLFVFGASSISTRSLHAFLVGFRLLRILDLEGAPVESLPDELPDLFYLRYMSLRNTRIDKLPKSLKKMMNLQTLDLKGTYVSQLPSGITKLESLRHLLAYRYYSGRHPPYYYTLGVILPQGIGNLKELQKLTYVEANQGNGTIKELGSLTQLRRLGIVKLRENDCMHLCSSVAKMTELLSLSASSLDDEILDLRSLNPAPRCLKRLYLRGPLPGIPSWLHSLKNLVRIRLRWSRLNEESLKELQGLPLVELALIQAYDGAKLEFTQGFAKLEILELDHLTNLEHINIEKSMPGLQKISIRSCDKLLTIPDGIEGLENLKELYLFAMPRTFVDSLMKGGVNHWRVEHIPVIRHFNEHRDISLTNL, from the coding sequence ATGGCTGCCCCTGCTGCTCCCTCACCTCAGAAGAAGATCATAGAAGTGCTCCAGAAGGAGCAGGACATCCTCTGGAGGATCCTGTGGGAGAACATCGATAAGGTGAAAGAGCTTACTGATTCCACCAGCGCTGACCTGCGAGGCCCTGAGATTGAGAGCATGCCAAAGACAGCCAAGATATGGTTGCAGCAGGCAAGGCAGATCAACCACGACATTGAAGACATCCTTGAGAAGTCCCCCTCGAAGACCTGCAACTCGAAAGGATCCAACATCCTATCATGCATCGCTCAGCCAATCAACTTTGTTGCCCGGCAGAGAATCTACAAGCAAGTCCAATCTCTCAGTGCTCGCATAGACACCATCAAGTTGAGGTTGTCACTGCTGACAAATTTTGATGACAAGGAGGCACCAGCGAATCCAACACGGTACCAGTTGGATGACCGGCAGCTTGACATGCTCTCTCTAGATGAGGCTAAGGTGATAGGCATTGATTTTCCAAAGGCAAAGGTAACTCAGCTGTTGCTGGACGAAGAAAAGCAGCTGAGGGTGATCTCCATAATTGGAGGTGCTGGTGTTGGCAAGACAACTCTTGCAAGGAGTGTTTACAACGACAAAAAAGTGCAAGGGAGATTCCGATGCCATGCATGGGTCACAATTGGTGCCCCAATCTCGATGGTGGATCTACTGAAGAGTATCATGGTGCAAATATTTGTTGAGAAGTTGGAGGAAATACCAACAAGCCTTGACTTCATGGATGAGATTCAGATTGCTGAGGTTATTGGACGGTATCTTGCtgacaaaaaatttttggttgtCCTAGATGACATATGGAattctgacatgtgggactacCTGAAACTTGCTCTACCCAACAATGGCCAAGGGAGCCGCATCATAGTGTCCACACGAGCCCAAGAGATTGGGAGAGACTGTCGCTTAGCTTCTGATATTCAGATCTTTGAGCAGAAACCACTCAATGAAGATGATGCCTGGTTGCTTTTCTGCAACAAGGCTTTCCCAGCAATTCAGGCAAGGTGTCCAACTGAACTGAAGGATACAGGAAGGAAGATTGTCAGGGAGTGCCATGGTGTTCCACTGCTTGTTGTCACCATTGGTGGACTAATGTCAATGAAGGAACGAACAGTCCAGGTATGGAAGAATGTTCTTGACAACCTGCACAAGAAATACCTCCCTGAGTTCACTCTCCCTAGTATCCTGTGGTTTGCTTACAGTGACTTACCACATCACCTCAAATGTTGCTTTTTGTACTTCATCATGATCCCAAGGAAATACTCGATAAAACGCATGACGCTCATCCGGCTATGGATGGCTGAAGGGTTCATCAAGAATGATCAGGAAGGAACACTTGAGGACACTGCGGGCCGTTACCTGACAGAGCTCATAGACAGGAGCATGGTTCAAGTGACGGATTTTTATGATTATGGGAGGGTGAAGAGCTGCAGTGTCCATGACATGCTGCGAGAGATCATCATCTTAAAGTCTTCCGAGGACAATTTTGGCATTCCTGTGACCCGGGGTGTTAATAAGGTCAGAGGAAATGTGCGACGTCTGTCCATCATCAATACGAATGATGATTTCCTAGAAGATAACAGCTGCACCAACCTCCGCACTTTGTTTGTCTTCGGTGCTAGCTCAATAAGCACCAGATCACTGCATGCTTTTCTAGTTGGATTTCGGTTGTTGAGGATCCTGGATTTGGAGGGTGCACCAGTCGAGAGCTTACCAGATGAACTGCCTGATCTTTTCTACCTACGGTATATGAGTCTGAGGAATACAAGGATTGACAAGCTTCCAAAGTCcttgaagaagatgatgaaccTACAGACATTGGACCTGAAAGGTACATATGTCTCTCAGCTACCTTCAGGAATCACCAAGCTTGAAAGCCTTCGGCACCTACTTGCTTACCGCTATTACTCTGGCCGGCATCCACCATATTACTATACTCTTGGAGTCATACTTCCCCAGGGAATAGGGAATTTAAAAGAGCTGCAAAAACTGACTTATGTTGAAGCCAACCAAGGAAATGGAACCATTAAGGAGCTAGGTAGCTTGACACAGCTGAGAAGGTTGGGTATTGTCAAGCTGCGAGAAAATGATTGCATGCATCTCTGCTCATCAGTTGCCAAGATGACAGAACTTCTTTCCCTTTCAGCATCATCGCTTGATGATGAAATTCTTGATCTTCGATCCCTGAATCCTGCTCCTCGGTGTCTCAAGCGCCTCTATTTGAGGGGGCCTTTGCCAGGAATACCTTCTTGGCTACACTCCCTGAAGAATCTTGTAAGGATACGGCTTAGGTGGTCGCGTCTGAATGAGGAGTCACTTAAAGAGCTCCAAGGTCTCCCTCTTGTTGAACTTGCACTCATTCAAGCTTATGATGGGGCAAAGCTAGAATTCACCCAAGGATTTGCCAAGCTTGAGATACTAGAGTTGGACCATTTGACTAACCTTGAGCATATCAACATTGAGAAATCAATGCCTGGCCTTCAGAAGATATCCATCAGGTCATGCGACAAATTGCTTACCATACCTGATGGTATAGAAGGGTTAGAGAATCTGAAAGAGCTTTACTTATTTGCCATGCCCAGGACCTTTGTGGACAGCTTGATGAAGGGAGGTGTTAATCATTGGAGAGTTGAACACATTCCAGTTATTCGCCACTTTAATGAACATCGCGACATTTCTTTGACAAATCTTTGA